GGGGCTGGTGGCGATCATGGCGCTCATTGCGGCCTGCGTGCTGGTCCCGGCGGACTATTTCGCCATCAACGCGTCCCCGGAGGTCTTCGCCAACATGGGGCTGACGACGGTCGACCTGGACGAACTGTCCCGGGCCGTGGGCGAAAAGCTCCACGGGCGCACGGGCGGGGCCGTGTCCCTGGCCGTGGGCATGGCCTACATCTTCGCCTCCCTGCCGTTTATGACCGAACTCGACGCCTACTGGTACCACTTCGCCATCATGTTCGAGGCCGTGTTCATCCTGACGGCCGTGGACACGGGCACCCGGGTGGGCCGGTTTTTCGTGCAGGAGATGTTGTCGCGGGTCTGGCCGCAGTTCGGCCGGGAAAAATGGTGGCCGGGCATCGTCATAAGCGGCGCGATCTTCACCCTGGCCTGGGGATACCTGGTCTACACCGGCGACATCAGCACCATCTGGCCTCTTTTCGGCATGTCCAACCAACTCCTGGCCGCCTGCGGGCTGATCATCGGCACAACCATGCTCATCCGCCTGGGCCGGGCCCGCTACGCCTGGTCCACGGCCGTGCCCGGGCTTTTCATGGCCGTGACCACCATGGTGGCCGGCTACCAGAGCATCCTCGGCAACTTCCTGCCCAAGGGCCGCTACCTGCTGGCCGTCCTGGGGATCACGGTCATGATCCTCATGGCCGTGGTCATGGCCCTGGCCGTGCGCCGCTGGGTGGAGCTTCTCAGGACCGGCCGCCCGGTGACCGACCCCCACGGGGACACGGTGCTGGCGGTCGTTCCCGACTGACCATTTCCCGCCCCATAAGCCAACGGCCGGAAGGATGTCTCCTCCCGGCCGTTTTTGCTGCGGCAGTCCGGATGCTGCCTATTCGTCCTGAAGCAACAAGCTTTGCGGGGCCACGACACCCGCTCCGAGCATACGGCCAATGGCCGCCTGAAGGTCCACCCGGGGCTTGGTGACGGCCACCTTGGTGTCGGTGATGAGCTTCCCCGTGCCCACCAGCAGGGACTTCACCTGGGCCGGGGACAAAAAGGCGCCGGTCCTGGCCTTGGCCGCGCTTTGCAGGGCCGCCGCCGCCCCTGCCGCATACGGGCAGGCCGCCGAGGTGCCGCCAAACGTCGGATTGAACCACGAGCCCTTGGCCGAACATTGCAGGGTGTTGCACTGGTTGGACGGGGCCATGAGCGTCAGAAACGACGCCGCATTGGAATAGCCGGTGACCTTGTCGGCGGCGGAGGCGTCGTTGATGTAGTATCCGGTGGAGGTGCAGCCCGCGTCGGCGATCTTGCCCGTGATGCAGCACAGGGGCGACACGCAGGGGGTGTAGTTGCCGAAATTGGCGTCATAGACCGCTCCCACAGAGATGATCCCGGACTGGCAGGCAGGCGAGCCTATGCCATCGCAATAGCCGTCGTTGCCTGACGAGGCGAAGATGGTGATGCCGGCGTTTGTGACATTGGTCACGGCTGTGGCGTAGTCGGGAAGGCTGGCGTTGCAGTTCGTGGTGTACTGGCCTCCCCCGAAGCTGATGCTGATGATCTTGATGGGGTTCGCGGCGTTGTCGTTTTTGTGGGTGATGCACCATTCCCAGGCGGCGATGATGGCCGAGTCTGTGGCCGAACCCGAGGGGCCGGAGATTTTCAGGGCGTAGATCTTGGCGTCCGGGGCCACGCCGCCGATGTAGTCGCCATTATCGCCGATGGTTCCGGCCACGATGCCCGCGCAGGACGTGCCATGCCCGTCGGCGTCCATGGGATCGGCCTTTGCCTCTCCGAAATCGTAGCCGCCGATGACCTTGGTGTTGGAGCCCAGGACCGCGCCTCCCAGGTAGGGGTTCATGTAGTCCACGCCGGTGTCGCAGATGGCCACGGCCACCCCCGCCCCGGAATACTGGGACCGGGTGGCGCTGGCGCCCATAAGCGGGATGCCCTGGCGCAGGTGCGGGAGGTTCGTGCGGTCCTGTCGCACGAAGGCCACGGCGTCGTCGGCCAAAAGGCCCTGCAACTGGGCGGCTGTCAACGTGGCGGCAAAGGCGGGCATGTACTCGAAACGCCGGGTGACGTCCCCTGTGTCAGCGGACTTTTTGCGGGAGAAAAAGGCGTCCAGGGTAGCGGCGACCTCGGCCCGGCGCGCGGCTGTGGCCGCCTCGGAGTCCAGGGCGGCCCCTTTTTTCGCGTCCGCCGGTTCGGCCAGCATGACGATGAACCGGCCCGTTTCAAGCCCCGACGCAAACGGTTCCAGAGCCTCCTTTGGCGACAACAGCTTCGCGTTCTGCCCGATCCCGGCCAGGATGCCGCCCGGCTCCAGGGCGGCCGCCCCGGAGGCCGAAAAAAGAAACATGGTGATGATCAGAAAAAACATCCAATGCGCCGATCGGGAAGCGATTTTCCATTGCATTCTTGTCTCCAGTGTCATTCACTGTTTTCATACGTCTCATGCTGCTTCCCAGGCGGAAAACGCCAGCATCATCAAAAACAGCAACTATTTAAAATATTTATATTTAACAGTGGATGCCCACATTCCGGCAACACAACACTGAGCCCCCCCCGCCCGCACCACCGGCCGGGAGGATGCCTCCTCCCGGCCGGTTTTGCTTCGGCAGTCCGGATGCTGCCTATTCGTCCTGAAGCAACAAGCTTTGCGGGGCCACAACACCCGCTCCGAGCATACGCCCGATGGCCGCCTGGAGGTTCACCCGGGGCTTGGTGACAGCCGCCTTGGTGTCGGTGATGAGCTTGCCCGTGCCCACCAGCAAGGACTTCACCTGGGCCGGGCTCAGAAAGGCGCCGCGCTCCTCTTTCGCCGAGTTTTGCAGGGCGGCGGCAGCCCCGGCGGCATAGGGCGAGGCGGCCGAGGTGCCGCCGAAATCCGTATTGAAGGTCGAGCCCTTGGCCGAGCATTGCAGCGTGTAGCACTGCGTGGACGGAGCAAAAAGCGTCAGAAACGAGGCCGTGTCCGAATAGCCCGTCACCTGGTCGGCGGCGCTCGATTCCTCGATGTTGTACGGGCAGTTGGGATCGTCCGGATTGGCATGCTTGGTCAGGCAGCACTCGGCCTCCACGCAGGGGCTCTGAGTTCCGACATTTGCGTCGTAGACCGCGCCCACGGAAAGGACTCCGGACAGGCAGGCAGGGGAGCCCATGGCGTCGCAGTAGCCCTCGTTGCCGGATGAGGCGAAGATGGTGATCCCGGCGTTGGTGACGTTTTGCACGACGGTCACGTAATCCGGCAGGGTGCCGTCGCAGTTCGAGGTGTAACGCTCTCCGCCGAAGCTGGTGTTGATGATCAGGATGGGATTGTCGGCGTTGTCGTTTTGGTGGGTGATGCACCACTCCC
Above is a genomic segment from Desulfolutivibrio sulfodismutans DSM 3696 containing:
- a CDS encoding S8 family peptidase, yielding MFFLIITMFLFSASGAAALEPGGILAGIGQNAKLLSPKEALEPFASGLETGRFIVMLAEPADAKKGAALDSEAATAARRAEVAATLDAFFSRKKSADTGDVTRRFEYMPAFAATLTAAQLQGLLADDAVAFVRQDRTNLPHLRQGIPLMGASATRSQYSGAGVAVAICDTGVDYMNPYLGGAVLGSNTKVIGGYDFGEAKADPMDADGHGTSCAGIVAGTIGDNGDYIGGVAPDAKIYALKISGPSGSATDSAIIAAWEWCITHKNDNAANPIKIISISFGGGQYTTNCNASLPDYATAVTNVTNAGITIFASSGNDGYCDGIGSPACQSGIISVGAVYDANFGNYTPCVSPLCCITGKIADAGCTSTGYYINDASAADKVTGYSNAASFLTLMAPSNQCNTLQCSAKGSWFNPTFGGTSAACPYAAGAAAALQSAAKARTGAFLSPAQVKSLLVGTGKLITDTKVAVTKPRVDLQAAIGRMLGAGVVAPQSLLLQDE